In one window of Methanoculleus chikugoensis DNA:
- the purL gene encoding phosphoribosylformylglycinamidine synthase subunit PurL: MLPAHDLALLKTTLGRDLTDVELACFENLWSEHCSYRSTKRLLRTLPTTGSGVLLGPGDDAAIVRFSETCALAVGMESHNHPSYVEPYDGAATGVGGIVRDILSMGARPIALMDPLYFGPLDSEKNRYLVEQIVAGIADYGNGIGVPVVRGELVFDPSYSGNPLVNVVCIGTVDPGRYITARAKRPGSRLVLVGAATGREGLGGASFASRDLAGDRDAADRPDAQVGDPCMEKLLIDAILAMAKTGKVLSCRDLGAAGLAGASSEMAGTFGAVIHADRVHLRETGMTPREIMLAESQERMLVEVAPGDVALMGEIAERHDLAWSDIGEVIDEPRYIVKLRGETVADLPIDLLVGGAPLCAWETSPYSAETPFVRPKAPVKDLALGILAHPDVARKNWVYERYDREVQLRSVSLAHDAAVLRLEDKALVLSCGCNPAQIYLKPFEGTANAVIENASNLACLGAEPLCIVDCLNFASPEHPEIAWQIEQCVLGLGDAARRMGIPVVGGNVSLYNESDEFGTQIKPTPSIGMVGRGEVREWTAPRSGENLVLIGTTLPDFGGSVLDAVTGCGGSAPAMADPAVVAVVRNLVEAGKVTAATDLSRGGLLAALAKIAPRADVTLAGDPLAELFSETCGRFLVAVGDEAALAGTEHRIIGTVGGDALTLRLKDGTVVIAPEEIETALATTARTMRY; encoded by the coding sequence ATGCTCCCGGCACATGACCTCGCGCTGCTGAAAACGACCCTCGGGCGCGACCTAACCGACGTTGAACTCGCCTGTTTTGAGAACCTCTGGAGCGAACACTGCAGTTACCGGTCCACGAAACGCCTCCTCAGGACGCTCCCTACGACCGGGAGCGGGGTGCTGCTCGGGCCGGGGGACGACGCCGCGATCGTGCGGTTCAGCGAGACCTGCGCCCTCGCCGTCGGGATGGAGAGCCACAACCACCCGAGTTACGTCGAACCCTACGACGGCGCCGCCACCGGGGTCGGGGGGATTGTCCGCGACATCCTCTCGATGGGCGCCCGCCCCATCGCCCTGATGGACCCGCTCTACTTCGGGCCGCTCGACAGCGAGAAGAACCGCTACCTCGTCGAGCAGATCGTCGCCGGGATCGCCGATTACGGCAACGGCATCGGGGTGCCGGTCGTCCGGGGCGAACTCGTCTTCGATCCCTCCTACTCCGGAAACCCGCTCGTAAACGTCGTCTGCATCGGGACGGTGGACCCCGGCCGCTACATCACCGCCCGGGCCAAACGGCCGGGGAGCCGTCTCGTTCTCGTCGGCGCCGCCACCGGGCGGGAAGGGCTTGGAGGGGCGTCGTTTGCGTCCCGCGACCTCGCCGGAGACAGAGATGCCGCCGACCGGCCGGATGCTCAGGTCGGCGACCCCTGCATGGAGAAACTCCTCATCGACGCAATCCTCGCGATGGCGAAGACCGGGAAGGTTCTCTCCTGCCGCGACCTCGGGGCAGCGGGGCTTGCCGGGGCGTCGAGCGAGATGGCAGGCACCTTCGGCGCGGTCATCCACGCCGACCGGGTTCACCTCCGGGAGACCGGGATGACGCCGCGGGAGATCATGCTCGCCGAGTCCCAGGAGCGGATGCTCGTCGAGGTGGCTCCCGGGGACGTCGCCCTGATGGGGGAGATCGCGGAGCGGCACGACCTCGCCTGGAGTGATATCGGCGAGGTGATCGACGAGCCCCGCTACATCGTGAAGTTACGCGGCGAAACCGTCGCCGATCTCCCGATCGATCTCCTGGTCGGCGGGGCGCCGCTCTGTGCCTGGGAGACGAGCCCCTACTCGGCGGAGACGCCGTTCGTCCGCCCGAAGGCACCGGTAAAAGACCTCGCACTCGGCATCCTCGCGCACCCGGACGTGGCACGCAAGAACTGGGTCTACGAGCGGTACGACAGGGAGGTCCAGCTCCGTTCGGTCTCGCTTGCCCACGACGCCGCCGTCCTCCGCCTGGAAGATAAAGCTCTCGTCCTCTCCTGCGGGTGCAACCCCGCCCAGATCTACCTGAAACCCTTCGAGGGGACGGCAAACGCCGTCATCGAGAACGCGAGCAACCTCGCCTGCCTCGGCGCCGAACCGCTCTGCATCGTGGACTGCCTGAACTTCGCGAGCCCCGAGCACCCGGAGATCGCGTGGCAGATCGAGCAGTGCGTCCTCGGCCTCGGGGACGCGGCGCGGAGGATGGGAATCCCGGTCGTCGGCGGCAACGTCTCGCTCTACAACGAGAGCGACGAGTTCGGGACGCAGATCAAGCCCACGCCGTCGATCGGGATGGTAGGGCGGGGCGAGGTTCGGGAGTGGACGGCGCCGCGGAGCGGGGAGAACCTCGTCCTCATCGGGACGACGTTGCCCGACTTCGGCGGATCGGTCCTCGACGCGGTCACCGGGTGCGGTGGATCCGCGCCCGCGATGGCGGACCCGGCCGTCGTCGCCGTCGTCCGGAACCTGGTCGAAGCGGGGAAGGTCACGGCCGCGACGGATCTCTCCCGGGGCGGTCTCCTCGCGGCGCTCGCGAAGATCGCGCCGCGTGCCGACGTCACGCTCGCCGGCGATCCCCTCGCGGAACTCTTCTCCGAGACCTGCGGCCGGTTCCTGGTCGCGGTCGGGGACGAAGCGGCCCTCGCCGGGACGGAGCACCGGATCATCGGTACGGTCGGCGGCGACGCGCTCACCCTCCGGCTGAAGGACGGGACGGTCGTCATCGCGCCCGAAGAGATCGAGACGGCGCTTGCCACGACGGCCCGGACGATGCGTTACTGA
- the dapF gene encoding diaminopimelate epimerase, with amino-acid sequence MEIAFTKLQGNGNDFILIDEHNGEVIPEEMKGAFAALFCDRRFGIGADGILFLQASEAAEIRMRLFQPDESEAAMCGNGIRCLAKYAYDAGYVKESCSVETGAGIVQVSAGYADDEFTATITMPEPAFERNGIPAVGNGEYREEIRGFTVYAANTGVPHAVVFVKEIGAVEIGIVGPAIRNHPTFPEGANVNFVEEAGNDTIRIRTFERGVEDETESCGTGATASAAVAHHLGKVGDTVLVETKGGPLVIRFGEAVTMEGPAETVFTGVIPF; translated from the coding sequence ATGGAGATCGCGTTCACCAAACTGCAGGGAAACGGCAACGACTTTATCCTGATCGATGAGCATAACGGCGAGGTCATTCCCGAGGAGATGAAGGGAGCGTTTGCGGCGCTCTTCTGCGACCGCAGGTTCGGCATCGGCGCCGACGGCATTCTCTTCCTCCAGGCATCGGAGGCGGCCGAGATCCGGATGCGGCTCTTCCAGCCCGATGAGAGCGAGGCCGCGATGTGCGGGAACGGTATCAGGTGCCTCGCGAAGTACGCCTACGACGCCGGCTACGTGAAAGAGTCCTGCTCGGTCGAGACCGGGGCGGGGATCGTTCAGGTCTCGGCAGGCTACGCCGACGACGAGTTCACCGCGACGATCACGATGCCTGAGCCCGCATTCGAGCGGAACGGCATCCCGGCCGTCGGGAACGGCGAATACAGAGAGGAGATCCGGGGTTTCACCGTCTATGCCGCGAACACCGGCGTTCCCCACGCGGTTGTCTTCGTGAAAGAAATAGGCGCAGTCGAGATCGGCATTGTCGGCCCGGCCATCAGGAACCACCCCACCTTCCCCGAGGGCGCGAACGTCAACTTCGTTGAAGAGGCCGGCAACGACACGATCCGGATCCGGACGTTCGAGCGCGGCGTCGAGGACGAGACCGAGAGTTGCGGGACCGGCGCGACGGCGTCCGCCGCGGTCGCCCATCACCTCGGCAAAGTTGGGGATACGGTGCTTGTCGAGACAAAAGGCGGCCCGCTCGTGATCCGGTTCGGGGAGGCCGTCACGATGGAAGGCCCCGCCGAGACGGTCTTTACCGGTGTTATACCGTTCTGA
- the frhA gene encoding coenzyme F420 hydrogenase subunit alpha, whose amino-acid sequence MSKVVEISPTTRHEGHSKLVLKVNDEGIIERGDWLSITPVRGVEKLAIGKTMDQVPKIASRVCGICPIAHTLAGIEAMEASIGCEIPEDAKLLRYILQCANRMHSHAIHNILALPDMYIPGTDVKVNPFTKEEPVRSVALRIQRIREIGQTIGEIVGGEAIHPSNPRVGGMYVNISPRAKAKIYDLAKEARVLTQQQMEFMIAIFRNYQKRDWSEVGGVEVPIPKDLGYHNQGYMATAPVYGSSSLDETPMWFPERFTEVRPWDWYMGEVEVDEADPNYPIGGTSPVGTKAWPQMEACTGVPLYDGQPVEVGPRARQAIFKNYDEKGTIGLQIARQMEFPETAYGIIDALDALDTSGAVLADNIPQGDGSLGWAANEAPRGADVHLARVKDGRVQYFSMLVPTTWNFPTCSRALEGAPWRLAEVIMRGYDPCVSCATHMLVIDEDKRLVAQKLIQ is encoded by the coding sequence TTGTCGAAAGTTGTAGAGATTTCCCCAACTACGAGACATGAAGGCCATTCTAAGCTCGTTCTGAAGGTCAATGATGAAGGCATCATCGAGCGCGGAGACTGGCTTAGCATCACCCCGGTGAGGGGAGTCGAGAAACTCGCCATCGGCAAGACGATGGATCAGGTTCCAAAGATCGCATCGCGCGTCTGCGGTATCTGTCCTATCGCGCACACCCTGGCGGGTATTGAGGCGATGGAAGCATCCATCGGGTGCGAGATCCCCGAGGACGCAAAACTGCTGCGTTACATCCTGCAGTGTGCCAACAGGATGCACAGCCATGCCATCCACAACATCCTGGCCCTCCCGGACATGTACATCCCCGGGACCGACGTGAAGGTCAACCCGTTCACCAAGGAAGAACCGGTCAGGAGCGTTGCACTCCGGATCCAGCGGATCCGTGAGATCGGCCAGACCATCGGCGAGATCGTCGGCGGAGAGGCAATCCACCCGAGCAACCCCCGCGTCGGCGGTATGTACGTGAACATCAGCCCGCGTGCGAAGGCGAAGATCTACGACCTCGCGAAAGAGGCCCGTGTTCTCACGCAGCAGCAGATGGAGTTCATGATCGCGATCTTCCGGAACTACCAGAAGCGCGACTGGTCCGAAGTCGGCGGCGTCGAAGTCCCGATCCCGAAGGACCTCGGCTACCACAACCAGGGCTACATGGCGACGGCGCCGGTCTACGGCAGCTCGAGCCTCGACGAGACCCCGATGTGGTTCCCCGAGCGGTTCACCGAAGTCCGCCCCTGGGACTGGTACATGGGTGAAGTGGAGGTCGACGAAGCCGACCCGAACTACCCGATAGGCGGCACCTCCCCCGTAGGCACCAAAGCCTGGCCCCAGATGGAAGCCTGCACCGGCGTCCCGCTCTACGACGGCCAGCCCGTCGAGGTCGGACCGCGTGCACGTCAGGCCATCTTCAAGAACTACGACGAGAAGGGCACCATCGGCCTGCAGATCGCACGCCAGATGGAGTTCCCCGAGACCGCCTACGGCATCATCGATGCGCTCGACGCGCTCGACACCTCCGGAGCGGTGCTCGCGGACAATATCCCGCAGGGCGACGGCTCCCTCGGATGGGCCGCGAACGAAGCGCCCCGTGGCGCAGATGTCCACCTCGCCCGGGTCAAGGACGGCAGGGTGCAGTACTTCTCGATGCTCGTCCCGACCACCTGGAACTTCCCCACCTGCAGCCGTGCGCTTGAGGGTGCACCCTGGAGGCTTGCGGAAGTCATCATGCGTGGATACGACCCCTGCGTCTCCTGTGCGACGCACATGCTGGTGATTGACGAAGACAAGAGACTGGTGGCCCAGAAACTCATTCAGTGA
- the ilvC gene encoding ketol-acid reductoisomerase, whose product MVQKYYESDVDPRTLEGKTIAVVGYGSQGRGQALNLRDSGCRVVIGLRPGKSWQKASEDGFEVYSVAEAVKRADVVQILLPDENQGAIYRAEISPNIRENACLMFSHGFNIHYGQIVPPPTIDVVMVAPKGPGHMVRRTYEEGKGVPALIAVHQDATGEARAIALAYARGIGATRAVVLETTFAEETETDLFGEQAVLCGGVTSLIKAGFETLVDAGYAPEMAYLEVLHEMKLIVDLIYEGGFTKMRDSISNTAQYGDLTRGPRVIGPETYVAMQEILEEIQNGEFAKEWMLENMVNRPVFTALTRADEEHLIEEVGAEIRGFMPQFKK is encoded by the coding sequence ATGGTGCAGAAATACTATGAGTCCGATGTGGACCCTCGCACCCTGGAGGGCAAAACCATCGCCGTCGTCGGCTATGGTTCCCAGGGTCGTGGCCAGGCGCTGAACCTGCGTGATTCCGGGTGCCGGGTCGTCATCGGCCTGCGGCCCGGGAAGAGCTGGCAGAAAGCATCCGAAGACGGTTTTGAGGTATATTCCGTGGCCGAGGCGGTCAAGCGCGCCGACGTCGTCCAGATCCTCCTCCCCGACGAGAACCAGGGGGCCATCTATCGCGCCGAGATCAGTCCCAATATCAGGGAGAACGCCTGCCTGATGTTCTCCCACGGTTTCAATATCCACTACGGCCAGATCGTCCCCCCGCCCACCATCGACGTGGTCATGGTCGCCCCGAAGGGCCCCGGCCATATGGTCCGCCGGACCTACGAGGAGGGGAAGGGCGTCCCGGCCCTCATCGCCGTCCACCAGGACGCCACGGGGGAGGCACGGGCCATCGCGCTCGCCTACGCCCGGGGGATCGGCGCGACCCGCGCGGTCGTGCTCGAGACGACGTTTGCCGAGGAGACCGAGACCGACCTCTTTGGCGAGCAGGCGGTCCTCTGCGGCGGCGTGACCTCGCTCATCAAGGCCGGGTTCGAGACCCTGGTGGACGCCGGGTACGCGCCCGAGATGGCCTATCTTGAGGTCCTGCACGAGATGAAGCTCATCGTCGACCTGATCTACGAGGGCGGGTTCACGAAGATGCGCGACTCGATCAGCAACACCGCCCAGTACGGCGACCTGACCCGCGGCCCCCGCGTCATCGGGCCCGAGACCTACGTGGCGATGCAGGAGATCCTCGAAGAGATCCAGAACGGCGAGTTCGCGAAGGAGTGGATGCTTGAGAACATGGTGAACCGCCCGGTCTTCACCGCGCTGACGAGAGCGGACGAGGAGCACCTGATCGAAGAGGTGGGTGCGGAGATCCGCGGATTCATGCCGCAGTTCAAAAAGTAA
- a CDS encoding DNA-directed RNA polymerase subunit L — MAMKLKLLELTDDRARILFEGEGNTYIDALAAELIHDPQVDVAQRKQAFRFTDPELVVTTVGGRPPLLAITDAAKRLSGYAGELLSQMEALETA; from the coding sequence ATGGCCATGAAACTCAAACTCCTGGAGCTGACCGACGACAGGGCCCGGATCCTCTTTGAAGGCGAAGGCAACACCTACATCGACGCGCTCGCCGCAGAACTCATCCACGATCCGCAGGTGGACGTGGCGCAGCGCAAACAGGCATTCCGGTTCACGGACCCCGAACTGGTCGTCACCACGGTCGGCGGTCGGCCACCTCTTCTTGCAATCACCGACGCGGCAAAGCGGCTCTCCGGCTACGCCGGCGAACTCCTCAGCCAGATGGAAGCGCTCGAAACCGCGTAA
- the larC gene encoding nickel pincer cofactor biosynthesis protein LarC: MNVLLFDPFNGAAGDMIIGTLLDLGADEGLVRAAMRSVVGEPTIERVDRSGIRAVRVRTHAPVDHRTLDEVLDRVAGSDAPAPAREMARRVFLRIHRAEESIHGEGAHFHEVGADDAIADVVGACTALHSLAPGGVAVRPVALGRGFAVGAHGTFPVPAPATIAILAGSDLVTVPGDEERELCTPTGAALLAEFSTVRPEDLGAAAIRAVGYGAGSRNPPARPNVLRSMLLSTKEASGGDRIDILETNVDDVTGEALAYTIGCLMEEGARDASAIPVMMKKGRSGHLVRVVCRPDATDRLVGVMARELGTLGIRCIPMVHRAVAERTIEPVTVTIRGKETTIDVKCGWSGGKIVSFKAEYEQAAACARETGLPFREVAGTVEAAARRLFVERGVLEP; this comes from the coding sequence ATGAACGTACTTCTCTTCGATCCGTTCAACGGAGCCGCAGGCGACATGATTATCGGAACCCTTCTCGATCTGGGGGCCGACGAAGGGCTTGTCCGGGCAGCCATGCGCTCCGTCGTCGGCGAACCGACAATAGAACGGGTAGACCGCTCCGGCATCCGGGCCGTCCGGGTGAGAACGCACGCCCCGGTCGATCACCGCACCCTCGACGAGGTGCTCGACCGGGTGGCCGGAAGCGACGCTCCCGCCCCTGCCCGGGAGATGGCGCGGCGGGTCTTCCTCCGGATACACCGGGCCGAGGAGAGTATCCACGGAGAGGGGGCGCACTTCCACGAGGTGGGTGCGGACGACGCGATCGCCGACGTGGTGGGAGCCTGCACCGCCCTGCACTCCCTCGCCCCCGGCGGTGTCGCCGTCCGCCCGGTCGCACTCGGCCGGGGATTTGCGGTCGGCGCCCACGGCACCTTCCCCGTCCCGGCTCCCGCGACGATCGCAATCCTCGCCGGGTCGGATCTTGTGACGGTTCCCGGGGACGAGGAGCGGGAACTCTGCACCCCGACGGGGGCCGCCCTCCTCGCCGAGTTCTCGACCGTCCGGCCCGAAGACCTCGGCGCTGCGGCCATCCGGGCGGTCGGCTACGGGGCAGGGAGCAGGAACCCCCCGGCAAGGCCGAACGTCCTCCGGTCGATGCTCCTCTCTACAAAAGAGGCTTCCGGAGGCGACCGGATCGACATCCTCGAGACGAACGTCGACGACGTCACCGGGGAGGCTCTCGCCTACACGATCGGCTGCCTGATGGAAGAAGGGGCCCGGGACGCAAGCGCCATTCCCGTGATGATGAAGAAGGGGCGGAGCGGCCACCTTGTCCGGGTGGTCTGCCGCCCCGACGCGACCGACCGCCTCGTAGGGGTGATGGCGCGGGAACTCGGGACGCTCGGGATACGGTGCATCCCGATGGTGCACCGGGCCGTCGCGGAACGAACTATCGAGCCGGTCACGGTGACCATCCGGGGCAAGGAGACGACGATCGACGTGAAGTGCGGCTGGTCGGGAGGGAAGATCGTATCGTTCAAGGCGGAGTACGAACAGGCGGCGGCGTGCGCACGGGAGACCGGACTCCCGTTCCGTGAGGTCGCCGGAACGGTCGAGGCGGCAGCACGCCGTCTCTTCGTCGAGCGGGGTGTGCTCGAACCATGA
- the radB gene encoding DNA repair and recombination protein RadB, whose translation MKTDRVGTGSQCLDDLLGGGLERRAITQIYGEPASGKSTLCLMAAVACLRAGNSVVYIDTEGFSVERFAQIAGENAGTLADRLYLFEPLDFAQQGTMIADSEGLLKNGHAPVGLLVMDSATALYRTELDLGREAIRKLSHHMIKLLGLAKKYDIPVLITNQIYMDVERERVAGLGGTALEHLSKAIIRLEKKDSVRRAMLRKHRSRPEGLSFDFVITEDGIRTV comes from the coding sequence ATGAAGACCGACCGGGTCGGCACGGGAAGCCAGTGCCTCGACGACCTGCTCGGCGGCGGGCTCGAGCGGCGGGCGATCACCCAGATCTACGGCGAGCCTGCGAGCGGCAAGAGCACCCTCTGCCTGATGGCGGCAGTGGCCTGCCTCCGGGCCGGGAACTCGGTCGTCTACATCGACACCGAAGGGTTCTCGGTGGAGCGCTTCGCTCAGATCGCCGGGGAGAACGCCGGGACGCTCGCCGACCGGCTCTACCTCTTCGAGCCGCTCGATTTCGCCCAGCAGGGGACGATGATCGCCGACTCCGAAGGCTTGCTCAAGAACGGCCACGCCCCCGTGGGGCTGCTGGTGATGGACTCGGCCACCGCCCTCTACCGGACGGAACTCGATCTCGGGCGGGAGGCGATACGGAAACTCTCGCACCACATGATCAAACTCCTCGGGCTCGCAAAGAAGTACGACATCCCCGTCCTGATCACGAACCAGATCTATATGGATGTGGAGCGCGAGCGGGTGGCGGGGCTCGGGGGAACGGCGCTCGAACACCTCTCGAAGGCCATCATACGGCTTGAAAAGAAGGATAGCGTCCGGCGGGCGATGCTCCGGAAGCACCGGTCCCGGCCGGAAGGGCTCTCGTTCGACTTCGTGATCACCGAAGACGGGATCAGAACGGTATAA
- the mptA gene encoding GTP cyclohydrolase MptA, which yields MELPDVQSSLPEVRINLTRVGVKNVQKLVEVARPGKRPVVFISKFDVFVDLPGSLKGANLSRNFEVIDDVLQQAIDGDVNEIEELCSAVARKLLDRHEYAERTEVRMRSQFMVRRETPVSETSCHEVVNVHARAIAQRNEGNPIIRKSIGAEVTGMTACPCAQNIMKDHALHVLENLGVEEEKIEAFLDEVPMATHNQRGRGFLCIEIDDDQHISLEKIIKILKDSMSARIYELLKRGDESYVVMEAHKNPRFVEDCVREMARKVIAQFHDLPGDSVVTIKQTNEESIHQHNAYAERKATIAELVSEMDKGTL from the coding sequence ATGGAACTGCCAGATGTCCAGTCCAGCCTGCCGGAGGTCCGTATTAATCTGACCAGGGTGGGTGTGAAGAACGTCCAGAAACTCGTTGAAGTCGCCCGGCCGGGCAAGAGACCGGTCGTCTTCATCTCCAAATTCGACGTCTTCGTCGATCTCCCCGGAAGTCTCAAAGGGGCGAACCTCTCCCGGAACTTCGAGGTGATCGACGACGTGCTGCAGCAGGCCATCGACGGCGACGTAAACGAGATCGAGGAACTCTGCAGTGCAGTGGCGAGGAAACTCCTCGACCGGCACGAATACGCGGAACGGACCGAGGTCAGGATGCGGAGCCAGTTCATGGTCCGGCGGGAGACGCCGGTCAGCGAGACGAGCTGCCACGAGGTCGTGAACGTCCACGCCCGCGCAATAGCCCAGAGGAACGAAGGGAACCCGATCATCAGAAAGAGCATCGGCGCCGAAGTGACCGGGATGACCGCCTGCCCCTGCGCCCAGAACATCATGAAGGATCATGCCCTGCATGTCCTCGAGAACCTCGGGGTGGAGGAGGAGAAGATTGAGGCATTCCTGGACGAAGTGCCGATGGCCACGCACAACCAGCGCGGGCGCGGTTTCCTCTGCATCGAGATCGACGACGACCAGCACATCAGTCTCGAGAAGATCATCAAGATCCTGAAGGATTCCATGAGTGCACGTATCTACGAACTCCTCAAGCGGGGCGACGAGAGTTACGTGGTGATGGAGGCTCACAAGAATCCCCGGTTCGTAGAAGACTGCGTACGCGAGATGGCCCGCAAGGTAATCGCGCAGTTCCACGATCTGCCCGGAGACTCCGTAGTCACTATCAAGCAGACGAACGAGGAGAGCATCCACCAGCACAACGCATACGCAGAACGAAAGGCAACGATAGCAGAGCTCGTCTCGGAGATGGACAAGGGCACACTCTAA
- a CDS encoding flavodoxin family protein: protein MRGARATIEPAVIDVSAYDTVVVGTPVWAGSPTPAINAAVNALRGIEGKSAVVFCTFGGSPGKTLETLKAMLAGRGVDVRGAVPFTARDVKKEMGMEALADLVRRAEKGMVVQ from the coding sequence ATGAGGGGGGCGCGCGCCACCATCGAGCCCGCCGTCATCGACGTCTCCGCCTACGATACCGTCGTCGTCGGAACCCCTGTCTGGGCGGGGAGTCCGACACCCGCGATCAACGCCGCCGTCAACGCCCTCCGGGGCATCGAGGGGAAGTCCGCGGTCGTCTTCTGCACCTTCGGCGGGTCGCCGGGGAAGACGCTTGAGACTCTGAAGGCGATGCTTGCGGGCCGGGGCGTCGACGTCAGGGGCGCGGTCCCGTTCACGGCAAGGGATGTGAAGAAGGAGATGGGGATGGAGGCGCTCGCCGATCTCGTCCGCCGGGCGGAGAAAGGGATGGTCGTTCAGTAA
- a CDS encoding flavodoxin, with translation MSVCIVYHSETGNTRAVAERLAAVVGGDLSEV, from the coding sequence ATGTCCGTCTGCATCGTATACCACTCCGAGACCGGCAACACCCGGGCCGTCGCCGAGCGGCTCGCCGCGGTGGTCGGCGGCGATCTCAGTGAGGTATAA
- a CDS encoding translation initiation factor IF-2 subunit beta, whose product MSPSYEDLLKKAYTNITEPTEFEDRFTVPAARVFIEGKTTVLENFAEIANTLRRDQDHLMKHLLGELGTAGKVEGTRAVFSGKFEQEQINTIIKGYVDDYVICSECGKPDTRLVKTERVLTLRCDACGGHRPVRKRKATADPSAASKPTEGAIMDVTPQFLSKRGDGVVKIDRYTMYVANAKPGQTVKVKITRIAGTIIFTERVD is encoded by the coding sequence ATGAGCCCGTCATACGAAGACCTTCTGAAGAAGGCGTATACCAATATCACGGAGCCGACGGAGTTCGAGGACCGGTTCACGGTCCCGGCCGCCCGCGTCTTTATCGAGGGGAAGACCACGGTTCTCGAGAACTTCGCCGAGATCGCGAATACCCTCCGGCGCGACCAGGATCACCTGATGAAGCACCTCCTCGGCGAGCTCGGCACCGCCGGCAAGGTGGAGGGGACACGGGCGGTCTTCTCCGGGAAGTTCGAGCAGGAGCAGATCAACACGATCATCAAGGGCTACGTCGACGACTACGTCATCTGCTCGGAGTGCGGGAAGCCCGACACGCGCCTGGTCAAGACCGAGCGGGTCCTGACGCTCCGGTGCGACGCCTGCGGGGGTCACCGGCCGGTGCGGAAGCGAAAAGCGACGGCCGATCCCTCTGCAGCGTCGAAACCGACCGAGGGCGCGATCATGGACGTCACCCCGCAGTTCCTCTCGAAGCGCGGCGACGGCGTGGTAAAGATCGATCGCTACACGATGTACGTTGCGAATGCAAAACCGGGCCAGACGGTGAAGGTAAAGATCACCCGGATCGCCGGGACGATCATCTTCACCGAGCGCGTGGACTGA
- a CDS encoding class I SAM-dependent methyltransferase, which produces MKKSAEGFARVAREVFAPIYPVVAEQALAWSGIRDGIALDLGSGPGLLSVALAEKSNLSVVALDADPAMSRIARTTAAGSAGRVIPVTGDVHCMPIRDNTVSLIVSRGSIYFWEDRPRAFLEIERVLRPGGVAYVGGSFGTPELRETIFNEMRRRNPNWDSDVARRSGQATPETLRKELAESGVAHARLREEEEGMWVEIRKDAISPRAR; this is translated from the coding sequence ATGAAGAAGAGCGCCGAAGGCTTTGCCCGGGTTGCCCGGGAAGTCTTTGCTCCCATCTACCCCGTCGTCGCAGAGCAGGCGCTTGCGTGGTCGGGTATACGGGACGGGATCGCGCTCGATCTCGGGAGCGGTCCCGGCCTCCTCTCCGTAGCCCTGGCGGAGAAGAGTAACCTCTCCGTCGTCGCGCTCGACGCCGACCCGGCGATGTCCCGAATTGCCCGGACGACCGCCGCCGGGAGCGCGGGTCGGGTGATCCCGGTCACCGGAGACGTCCACTGCATGCCGATCCGCGACAATACCGTCTCGCTCATCGTCAGCCGCGGCTCGATCTACTTCTGGGAAGACCGGCCTCGGGCGTTTTTAGAGATCGAGCGCGTACTCCGGCCCGGCGGCGTCGCGTACGTCGGCGGCAGTTTTGGAACGCCCGAACTCCGGGAAACGATCTTTAATGAGATGCGGCGGCGAAACCCGAACTGGGACAGCGACGTCGCCCGGCGGAGCGGGCAGGCGACGCCCGAGACGCTCCGGAAGGAACTTGCAGAGAGCGGTGTCGCCCACGCCCGTCTCCGGGAAGAAGAGGAGGGGATGTGGGTGGAGATCAGAAAAGACGCGATCAGTCCACGCGCTCGGTGA